A window of Opitutus sp. ER46 contains these coding sequences:
- a CDS encoding class I SAM-dependent methyltransferase: MKPDFDPLARSYRTLEFLAFGADLERVRFCQLHRLAGARRILVLGEGDGRCLARLLEIAPDATIDCVDLSAAMLRRAEARLSAEARRRVTFSCADARTVALRRSGYDGVVTFFFLDCLLPEEMSALVSRLAQHLAPGGLWLWGDFNLPASGWRRWRATAWLTLLYAFFRWQTGLRVRQLPDAEAALTAAGLHVEASRSFQHGLLRSAVYRAPR; this comes from the coding sequence ATGAAACCCGATTTCGACCCGCTGGCCCGCAGCTACCGCACCCTCGAGTTCCTCGCCTTCGGCGCCGACCTGGAGCGAGTGCGTTTCTGCCAACTCCACCGGCTGGCGGGGGCGCGTCGCATCCTCGTGCTCGGTGAAGGCGACGGTCGCTGCCTCGCGCGGCTGCTGGAGATCGCGCCGGACGCGACGATCGACTGCGTCGACCTCAGCGCCGCGATGCTGCGCCGCGCGGAGGCACGCCTCTCGGCCGAGGCCCGGCGCCGGGTAACGTTCTCGTGCGCGGACGCGCGCACGGTCGCCCTGCGCCGGAGCGGCTACGACGGCGTGGTCACGTTCTTCTTCCTGGACTGCCTGCTCCCGGAGGAGATGTCGGCGCTCGTTAGCCGGCTCGCCCAACACCTCGCGCCCGGTGGTCTGTGGCTCTGGGGTGACTTCAACCTACCGGCGAGCGGCTGGAGACGCTGGCGCGCAACGGCGTGGCTCACACTGCTCTACGCCTTCTTTCGCTGGCAAACCGGGTTGCGCGTGCGGCAGTTGCCCGACGCCGAAGCCGCACTCACCGCAGCCGGGCTGCATGTCGAGGCCTCACGCTCCTTTCAGCACGGCCTGCTGCGCAGCGCCGTGTACCGCGCGCCGCGCTGA
- a CDS encoding LamG-like jellyroll fold domain-containing protein — translation MVTKRRSNTPSWLLRNWTALWRLAAAALLGSAFLGGAAGAAEIWRTDNLQRVGGEPVKVVGAPVVAGDGGTTVLVFDGVDDGIFLDRIPIAGASAFTVEMLFLPAADGKPEQRFFHMQDEQGRRGLLELRSDERGWWLDAYLRHSLDAADRGLVLIDPKQPHPLGRWYWVAMRYDGKRLTSFVDGVKQLEGAYVFGPIGQGKVSLGVRQTLVSWFKGSIREVRFHREAIPDSALQRAR, via the coding sequence ATGGTGACGAAGCGCCGCAGTAATACCCCCTCTTGGCTCCTCCGCAACTGGACCGCGCTTTGGCGGCTGGCCGCGGCGGCGTTACTGGGCTCCGCCTTCCTGGGTGGCGCCGCCGGCGCCGCGGAGATCTGGCGGACCGATAACCTGCAGCGGGTGGGCGGCGAGCCGGTCAAGGTGGTGGGCGCGCCGGTGGTGGCGGGCGATGGCGGCACGACGGTGCTGGTCTTCGACGGCGTCGACGACGGGATCTTTCTCGACCGCATCCCGATCGCCGGGGCGTCGGCCTTCACGGTGGAGATGCTGTTCCTGCCCGCGGCAGACGGAAAGCCCGAGCAACGCTTCTTCCACATGCAGGATGAGCAAGGTCGTCGTGGCTTGCTGGAGCTGCGGAGCGACGAGCGCGGCTGGTGGCTCGATGCCTATCTGCGACACTCCCTCGACGCGGCGGATCGCGGACTCGTATTGATCGACCCGAAGCAGCCCCATCCGCTCGGCCGCTGGTACTGGGTGGCGATGCGCTACGACGGGAAACGGCTCACCAGTTTCGTGGACGGCGTTAAGCAGCTCGAAGGTGCCTACGTCTTCGGGCCGATCGGGCAGGGCAAGGTCTCGCTCGGCGTGCGCCAGACGCTCGTCTCGTGGTTCAAGGGTTCGATCCGCGAGGTGCGCTTCCACCGCGAAGCGATCCCGGACAGCGCGCTCCAACGCGCCCGCTGA
- a CDS encoding LamG-like jellyroll fold domain-containing protein produces MNPFPTFLLAAACATVAAAAPVAEADLLFHVSGDQGPKADYSAAGRPDPTYVADVTTIPDGAQNGALQCGNEQLLAWRAPGNIFAQRGTLSFYWRSRYPVGPTAFPIFRVGYSDHSSWDMVFLRVDYNGGGFDAFVTDASLSRTRVSVPLSPFPAPHVWTHLAVAWDENVGLRLYVNGKLAGSLDRRARYDAGLDQFGPHSRVISPYQVQSDYNFVRGGDLDELRIYDHMLDAEDIAGLSRGARRSPARLHVPARPGPGDDPYGRTLALTAPPHDAWTARYGWNHEAVRAEWYFRYGWNREPPPELPPGHVITVRKVEIHNAYDLRRWWWKANDGIRETTWPGVYNRSRLPGRNDYFQLPDWDCYVESGRVISFALPDEPCNHVEISGAAPGRMDLLAPGADLRRARNATTAAQLFERPAGQERTVHHLATPLRHGLIRFTSFEAEQPIGELGAYYVAAGAEPRGRTTLAYWVGPQPGVPGGADLPPLVSYIIGRHPADEAEMLTAMPYRRGDKPAPWSVPASPRLPIKHIVIPDTWDDLDQALDGIALDIPAIPGAPTHGTLIPLNVQVHDPLWPARVMLDFSFSVRPDSPRTLWLDLRDRLLPRGRPLWITIACASPAFPARFPPGPAVRLVFKPRAEGQAEHVADRFTQMRDAYAMLVEEHPHDPRLDLWNRFKGDLEDLLRVDPHHALGRQYAAVALPGAPRPKFTLPTPPPGVPLWAFRQVKLLERVQAFVDWYIDRRQSTYGDFGGGISDDTDLLNTWPGVALMGCRPEAVKQSVLALLDAAYRNGMFARGLPAIQTDELHCYEEGINTLGQALILAPGSPRLLERAMETARGIELITGINAAGHRHIRSSYFSGTKVATEDPWGYAKPYSYLLLQVPQLLVDYNGQPHTRQYLLELADGLLAHRDPAAKTIGVPSIHFTSDRTAEAGRGYFPAHVFWAAYRFTHDERYLAPFRADPVTALSFTNANLLDQIGLRAEFERRWREGERAASIETKRDATRRSSRTGQLNFRISQGGHFAWQVTGDKTLLEELYAQQWEQCTLLEYINTEGSLWIDRVNVPTVELQRARLGGVALVRNGVFPGHAVSWTFAAPATAQSVGILIPRATPTALQIVAYNLETSAVRATLTGWDVAPGTWEITQGVDTNNDDRADGEVAARSVHFGRSEAIELTLPPRATTVLTLALRTPGTPYWERPDLGLDPEDVSIRDRTLQVRVHGLGSVPSPATTLALRDARGAVLASAAVPAIPAPLDLQPRTVTVSLPLPTNAALAGAQVEIDPDQQLDEITELNNRAPLPGDN; encoded by the coding sequence ATGAACCCCTTCCCCACCTTCCTGCTCGCGGCCGCCTGCGCGACGGTCGCCGCCGCCGCTCCGGTCGCCGAGGCCGACCTGCTCTTCCACGTTTCCGGTGACCAGGGGCCGAAGGCCGATTACTCCGCGGCCGGCCGGCCCGACCCGACGTACGTCGCGGACGTCACGACCATCCCCGACGGCGCGCAGAACGGCGCGCTGCAATGTGGCAACGAGCAGCTCCTCGCCTGGCGCGCCCCGGGCAACATCTTTGCCCAGCGCGGCACGCTCTCCTTCTACTGGCGTTCGCGCTACCCCGTCGGGCCGACCGCCTTCCCCATCTTCCGCGTCGGCTACTCCGACCACTCGAGCTGGGACATGGTGTTCCTGCGCGTCGACTACAACGGCGGCGGCTTCGATGCATTCGTCACCGACGCGAGCCTGAGCCGCACGCGCGTTTCGGTGCCGCTCTCCCCGTTCCCCGCGCCGCACGTGTGGACGCACCTGGCCGTGGCCTGGGACGAAAACGTCGGCCTGCGCCTTTACGTGAACGGCAAACTCGCCGGGAGCCTCGACCGCCGCGCGCGCTACGATGCCGGCCTCGATCAGTTCGGGCCGCACTCGCGCGTGATCAGCCCGTATCAGGTCCAGAGCGACTACAACTTCGTGCGCGGCGGCGACCTGGATGAACTGCGCATCTACGACCACATGCTCGACGCCGAGGACATCGCCGGGTTGAGCCGCGGCGCGCGCCGATCGCCGGCGCGCCTGCACGTCCCCGCGCGACCCGGTCCCGGCGACGATCCCTACGGCCGCACCCTGGCGCTGACCGCGCCGCCGCACGACGCCTGGACCGCCCGATACGGCTGGAACCACGAGGCGGTGCGCGCGGAATGGTATTTCCGCTACGGGTGGAACCGGGAGCCGCCGCCCGAGTTGCCACCCGGCCACGTCATCACCGTGCGCAAGGTCGAGATCCACAACGCCTACGACCTGCGGCGCTGGTGGTGGAAAGCCAACGACGGCATTCGCGAGACCACGTGGCCCGGTGTGTACAACCGCTCCCGCCTGCCTGGCCGCAACGACTATTTTCAGCTCCCGGACTGGGACTGCTATGTCGAGTCCGGCCGGGTCATCTCCTTTGCCCTGCCCGATGAACCGTGCAACCACGTCGAGATCTCCGGTGCCGCCCCGGGGCGCATGGACCTGCTGGCGCCCGGCGCCGACCTGCGCCGAGCCCGCAACGCGACCACGGCGGCTCAGCTCTTTGAGCGGCCAGCGGGCCAGGAACGCACCGTCCATCACCTTGCGACCCCGCTGCGACACGGACTGATCCGGTTCACCAGCTTCGAGGCGGAGCAGCCGATCGGCGAGCTGGGCGCGTACTACGTCGCCGCCGGCGCCGAGCCCCGGGGACGCACCACGCTCGCCTACTGGGTCGGACCGCAACCCGGAGTGCCCGGCGGTGCCGACCTGCCGCCGCTCGTCTCGTACATCATCGGCCGGCACCCGGCGGATGAGGCCGAGATGCTCACCGCCATGCCGTACCGGCGCGGTGATAAGCCCGCCCCGTGGTCGGTCCCGGCCAGCCCCCGGCTGCCCATCAAGCATATCGTGATCCCGGATACCTGGGACGACCTTGACCAGGCCCTCGACGGCATCGCCCTCGATATCCCCGCGATCCCCGGCGCACCGACGCACGGCACTCTCATCCCGCTCAACGTGCAGGTGCATGACCCGCTCTGGCCCGCACGCGTGATGCTCGACTTCTCGTTCAGCGTGAGGCCCGACAGTCCACGCACGCTCTGGCTCGACCTGCGCGACCGGCTCCTGCCCCGGGGGCGGCCGCTCTGGATCACGATCGCCTGCGCCAGCCCGGCCTTCCCGGCGCGTTTTCCACCTGGCCCGGCCGTGCGGCTGGTCTTCAAGCCCCGCGCGGAGGGTCAGGCCGAGCACGTGGCGGATCGCTTCACCCAGATGCGCGACGCCTACGCCATGCTGGTCGAGGAGCACCCGCACGATCCGCGCCTCGACCTGTGGAACCGCTTCAAGGGCGACCTCGAGGACTTGCTCCGCGTCGACCCCCACCATGCGCTCGGCCGGCAGTATGCCGCCGTCGCGCTGCCCGGCGCCCCACGCCCAAAATTCACCCTGCCGACCCCGCCGCCAGGCGTGCCGCTCTGGGCGTTTCGCCAGGTGAAGCTCCTCGAACGCGTGCAGGCGTTCGTCGATTGGTACATCGATCGCCGCCAGTCCACCTACGGCGATTTCGGCGGCGGCATCTCCGACGACACCGATCTGCTGAACACCTGGCCCGGGGTTGCCCTGATGGGCTGCCGGCCCGAAGCGGTGAAACAGTCCGTGCTCGCGCTCCTCGACGCCGCGTACCGCAACGGCATGTTCGCCCGCGGGCTCCCCGCGATCCAGACCGACGAACTGCACTGTTACGAGGAAGGCATCAACACGCTCGGCCAGGCTCTCATTCTCGCCCCCGGCAGCCCGCGCCTGCTTGAGCGCGCGATGGAGACCGCCCGGGGCATCGAGTTGATCACCGGCATCAATGCCGCCGGCCACCGGCACATCCGCTCGTCGTATTTCAGCGGCACGAAGGTCGCGACCGAGGACCCTTGGGGCTACGCGAAGCCCTACTCCTACCTGCTGCTGCAGGTGCCGCAGCTGCTCGTCGACTACAACGGCCAGCCGCATACGCGCCAGTACCTGCTCGAGCTCGCCGACGGCCTCCTCGCCCACCGCGACCCGGCCGCGAAGACCATCGGCGTGCCGTCGATCCACTTCACCTCGGACCGCACGGCCGAGGCCGGCCGAGGCTACTTCCCGGCGCACGTGTTCTGGGCCGCCTACCGCTTCACCCACGACGAACGTTACCTCGCCCCGTTCCGCGCCGATCCCGTCACCGCGCTGTCGTTCACGAATGCCAACCTCCTCGACCAGATCGGTCTGCGGGCCGAGTTCGAGCGCCGCTGGCGCGAGGGCGAACGCGCCGCCTCCATCGAGACCAAGCGCGACGCCACCCGCCGCAGTTCGCGCACCGGCCAGCTCAACTTCCGCATCTCGCAAGGCGGCCATTTCGCCTGGCAGGTCACCGGCGACAAAACCCTCCTGGAGGAGCTCTATGCGCAGCAGTGGGAACAGTGCACCCTGCTCGAATACATCAACACGGAGGGCAGTCTCTGGATCGACCGCGTGAACGTTCCCACCGTCGAGCTGCAGCGCGCCCGCCTCGGCGGCGTGGCGCTCGTGCGCAATGGCGTCTTCCCCGGCCATGCCGTGAGCTGGACGTTCGCCGCTCCCGCTACCGCGCAGAGCGTCGGCATCCTGATCCCGCGCGCCACCCCGACCGCCCTGCAGATCGTCGCGTACAATTTGGAGACGAGCGCGGTGCGCGCGACGCTCACCGGCTGGGACGTCGCCCCCGGCACGTGGGAGATCACCCAAGGGGTCGACACCAACAACGATGACCGCGCCGACGGCGAGGTCGCCGCTCGGTCCGTCCACTTTGGTCGCAGCGAAGCCATCGAGCTCACGCTGCCCCCGCGCGCCACCACGGTCCTCACCCTCGCCCTGCGGACGCCGGGCACGCCGTACTGGGAACGCCCCGACCTCGGCCTGGATCCGGAGGACGTGAGCATCCGCGACCGCACGCTCCAGGTGAGGGTTCACGGGCTCGGTTCGGTCCCCTCGCCCGCCACGACCCTCGCGCTGCGCGATGCGCGCGGCGCCGTTCTCGCCTCGGCCGCAGTCCCCGCGATTCCCGCGCCGCTGGATCTGCAGCCCAGGACCGTGACGGTGAGCCTGCCGCTCCCCACCAACGCGGCGCTCGCGGGCGCACAGGTCGAGATCGATCCCGATCAGCAGCTCGACGAAATCACCGAGTTGAACAACCGCGCGCCCTTGCCGGGCGACAACTGA
- a CDS encoding glycosyl hydrolase family 65 protein, with the protein MRPLRFALPFLALCSSLLAAAPTLAPDPAAPARSPFQVLRPADFAPHIQRLNAMTAETVVNAVPDAQAWDWLAANIPLFSCPDQSVEEIYYFRWWSMRKHLIRTPSGFAFTEFLQRNDPISSAVGHHVREGRWLRDPQFIDDYARYWLRGGPDGAIHPRLHNYSEWLAYALYERYLVNGDTAYLTGSLDDLIRDFELWEKEKALPSGLFWQYDVRDAMEESISGSRWLKHVRPPLNSYMYGNARAIAAIARLAGRADVARAYDAKATRLRELVQTSLWDPEAKFFKVRLEVLPEHAAAAEQAASTHARAAKAAAAKGTPAPAAPPPPPGPYYTTLADVREAIGFIPWYFNLPEPGRGFEAAWRQFTDDQGFHAPFGLTTAERRHPRFRSHGTGTCEWDGAIWPYASAQTLTAALNVLRDYPDAPFTARDWADAFFTYTRAHRDAEGKPYIGEYQDEKTGAWIKVKRPERSRYYHHSTYADLLINGLVGLRPRADDTVEVAPTLPADTWDWFCLDGVGYHGRILTIVWDRTGQRFGRGAGLTILANNLVIARSPTLQRVTGKLP; encoded by the coding sequence GACGGTCGTAAACGCCGTCCCCGATGCGCAGGCATGGGACTGGCTCGCCGCCAACATTCCACTGTTCTCGTGCCCCGACCAGAGCGTGGAGGAGATTTACTACTTCCGCTGGTGGTCGATGCGGAAGCACCTCATCCGCACGCCGTCAGGCTTCGCGTTCACCGAGTTTCTCCAGCGCAACGACCCGATCAGCAGCGCCGTCGGCCACCACGTGCGCGAGGGCCGGTGGCTGCGCGATCCGCAGTTCATCGACGACTACGCCCGCTACTGGCTGCGCGGCGGCCCCGACGGCGCCATCCACCCGCGGCTGCACAACTACAGCGAGTGGCTGGCCTACGCCCTCTACGAACGGTATCTGGTTAATGGCGACACGGCCTACCTCACGGGCTCGCTCGACGACCTGATCCGCGACTTCGAGCTCTGGGAAAAGGAGAAGGCCCTGCCGAGCGGCCTCTTCTGGCAGTACGACGTGCGCGACGCGATGGAGGAGTCCATCAGCGGCTCGCGTTGGCTGAAGCACGTCCGCCCGCCGCTCAACAGCTACATGTACGGCAACGCGCGCGCGATCGCCGCCATCGCCCGGCTCGCCGGCCGCGCCGACGTGGCCCGCGCCTACGACGCCAAGGCGACCCGGCTCCGCGAGCTGGTGCAGACCTCGCTGTGGGATCCGGAGGCGAAGTTCTTCAAGGTCCGCCTCGAGGTCCTGCCGGAGCACGCCGCGGCCGCGGAGCAGGCGGCTTCCACCCACGCCCGCGCCGCCAAGGCCGCCGCCGCCAAGGGCACCCCGGCGCCCGCCGCGCCGCCGCCTCCGCCCGGCCCGTACTACACCACGCTCGCCGACGTGCGCGAAGCGATCGGCTTCATCCCGTGGTATTTCAACCTGCCCGAGCCCGGCCGCGGCTTCGAAGCCGCCTGGCGCCAGTTCACCGATGACCAGGGCTTCCACGCTCCCTTCGGCCTCACCACCGCCGAGCGGCGTCACCCGCGGTTTCGCTCCCACGGCACCGGCACCTGCGAATGGGACGGCGCGATCTGGCCCTACGCCTCCGCCCAGACGCTCACCGCCGCACTCAACGTCCTGCGCGACTATCCCGACGCCCCGTTCACCGCCCGCGACTGGGCCGACGCGTTCTTCACTTATACGCGCGCCCACCGCGACGCCGAGGGCAAGCCGTACATCGGCGAGTACCAGGACGAAAAGACCGGCGCGTGGATCAAGGTGAAGCGCCCCGAGCGCAGCCGCTACTACCACCACTCCACCTACGCCGACCTCCTCATCAACGGCCTCGTCGGCCTGCGTCCCCGCGCCGATGATACGGTGGAGGTCGCGCCCACGCTGCCGGCCGACACCTGGGACTGGTTCTGCCTCGACGGCGTCGGCTATCACGGCCGCATCCTGACGATCGTCTGGGATCGCACCGGCCAGCGCTTCGGCCGCGGCGCCGGCCTCACGATCCTGGCGAACAACCTCGTCATCGCCCGTTCGCCCACGCTCCAACGCGTCACCGGCAAGCTGCCGTAG